A genomic stretch from Aedes albopictus strain Foshan chromosome 2, AalbF5, whole genome shotgun sequence includes:
- the LOC109398020 gene encoding probable ATP-dependent RNA helicase DDX17 isoform X2: protein MRKRGGYRRSRSRSPRRGKRYEVSKAQLMLRPINWNHQKLEPVTRLSYRPKVDYRRSEREINEWRKAKEITTKGRDVPDPALTFEEVGFPAEIADEWRYAEFTTPTPIQSQGWPIAMSGRDMVGIAKTGSGKTLSYLLPALMHIEQQSRLRRGDGPIALILAPTRELAQQIKQVTDDFGRAMKIKNTCLFGGGAKRQQGDDLRYGVEIVIATPGRLIDFLSTEHTNLRRCSYLVLDEADRMLDMGFEPQIRAIIEQIRPDHQTLMWSATWPDAVSRLVKDYLKDYIQINVGSLKLAANHNILQIIDVCQEHEKEAKLSILLREIMAEKECKTIIFIETKKRVDDITRKVIRDGWPAMCIHGDKSQREREYTLNSFRSGKNPILIATDVAARGLEAHSNTSALFRNV from the exons ATGAGAAAAAGGGGAGG ctACCGTCGCAGTCGAAGCCGCAGCCCCCGCCGTGGAAAGCGGTATGAAGTAAGCAAGGCGCAATTAATGCTCAGACCGATCAACTGGAACCACCAGAAGTTGGAACCGGTTACCCGTTTAAGCTACCGCCCGAAGGTGGATTACCGACGCTCCGAACGGGAGATCAACGAGTGGAGAAAGGCTAAGGAAATCACGACCAAAGGCCGCGATGTTCCGGATCCGGCTCTGACGTTCGAGGAAGTGGGCTTTCCAGCAGAGATTGCCGACGAATGGCGTTACGCGGAGTTTACCACACCGACCCCAATCCAATCGCAAGGTTGGCCAATCGCCATGTCCGGCAGGGACATGGTCGGCATTGCCAAGACCGGTTCCGGTAAAACGCTTTCCTATCTTCTGCCGGCATTGATGCACATTGAGCAACAGTCGCGGTTGCGCCGTGGAGATGGACCTATTGCGCTAATTCTGGCCCCGACCCGTGAATTGGCCCAGCAAATTAAGCAGGTTACCGATGACTTCGGACGGGCTATGAAAATCAAAAATACGTGTCTCTTTGGTGGCGGTGCCAAGCGTCAGCAAGGAGACGATCTGAGATATGGAGTGGAGATCGTTATCGCCACGCCGGGAAGATTGATTGATTTTCTGTCAACGGAACACACCAATTTGCGCCGATGCTCATATTTGGTGTTGGACGAG GCTGATCGTATGTTAGACATGGGCTTCGAGCCGCAGATACGGGCCATTATTGAGCAAATCCGACCGGACCACCAGACATTGATGTGGTCCGCCACGTGGCCGGACGCTGTTTCCCGTTTGGTGAAGGACTATCTAAAGGACTACATTCAGATCAATGTAGGTTCTCTGAAGCTCGCAGCCAACCATAACATTCTGCAGATCATCGACGTTTGTCAGGAGCACGAAAAGGAGGCTAAGCTTAGCATTCTTTTGCGCGAGATTATGGCCGAGAAGGAGTGCAAAACGATCATTTTTATCGAAACCAAGAAACGAGTGGATGACATTACGCGCAAAGTGATTCGCGATGGATGGCCGGCCATGTGTATTCACGGCGATAAATCTCAAAGAGAACGCGAATATACGCTTAATT CATTCCGTTCAGGCAAAAATCCAATTCTGATCGCAACTGACGTCGCTGCCAGAGGATTAG AGGCACACAGTAAC
- the LOC109398039 gene encoding eukaryotic translation initiation factor 3 subunit E has product MAKFDLTAKNCQYLDRHLTFPLLEFLLQKDIYDQTSLLKFILQTVSKTNMVDYTMDIRERLNMGKELPEELSKRRANVLVKLKELQTEVAPLMKCMEELKNPDSMKDSKSIVHALQQEFDFKYDIIKSAQKLAKYLYECGNYRDSISYLYICLLVMEPADKNYLTVLWGKLAAEILTLNWPTALEDLTRLRDFIDNHNFSPIEVLQQRTWLIHWSVLVFFNHAKGRDLIIEMFLYKPLYLNAIQTMCPHILRYLATAVIINRGRRNALKDLIKIIQQESYTYRDPITEFLEHLYVNFDFEGARMKLHECQTVIVNDFFIIGCLQEFIENARLMIFETFCRIHQCITIGMLADKLNMEPDEAECWIVNLIRNARLDAKIDSKLGHVVMGTQPLSPYQQLVEKIDSLSVRSEALTVLVERKQKAKTQESGEGNWKYY; this is encoded by the exons ATGGCCAAGTTTGATTTGACGGCAAAAAATTGCCAGTACCTCGACCGGCATCTGACCTTTCCGCTGCTCGAGTTTCTGCTGCAAAAGGAC ATCTATGACCAAACATCGTTGCTGAAGTTCATCTTGCAAACAGTCAGCAAGACGAACATGGTGGATTACACCATGGACATTCGCGAGCGTCTGAATATGGGCAAGGAGCTGCCGGAGGAATTGTCCAAGCGGCGAGCCAATGTGTTGGTTAAGCTGAAGGAACTGCAGACGGAGGTGGCCCCGCTGATGAAGTGCATGGAGGAACTTAAGAATCCGGACTCCATGAAGGACTCCAAGTCGATTGTGCACGCCTTGCAACAGGAGTTTGAC tTCAAATATGACATCATCAAAAGCGCCCAGAAGTTGGCCAAGTACCTGTACGAGTGCGGAAACTATCGGGATTCGATTTCCTACTTGTACATTTGCCTGTTGGTCATGGAGCCGGCCGATAAGAACTACTTGACTGTTCTCTGGGGTAAACTGGCGGCCGAGATCCTTACCCTGAACTGGCCAACCGCGCTTGAGGATTTGACCCGTCTGCGTGATTTCATCGATAACCACAACTTCTCGCCAATCGAGGTGCTGCAACAGCGCACCTGGTTGATCCACTGGAGTGTTCTGGTGTTCTTCAACCATGCCAAGGGACGCGATTTGATCATCGAGATGTTCTTGTACAAACCACTGTATCTGAATGCGATCCAAACTATGTGTCCGCACATTTTGCGCTACTTGGCCACAGCTGTCATCATCAACCGAGGCCGGCGAAACGCTCTCAAGGATTTGATAAAGATCATCCAGCAGGAGTCTTACACCTACCGCGACCCAATCACCGAGTTCCTGGAACACTTGTACGTGAACTTTGACTTCGAGGGCGCCCGGATGAAGCTGCACGAGTGCCAGACGGTGATCGTGAACGATTTCTTCATCATCGGATGTCTGCAGGAGTTCATCGAAAATGCCCGTCTGATGATCTTCGAGACGTTCTGCCGTATCCATCAGTGTATCACGATCGGCATGTTGGCCGATAAGCTGAACATGGAACCGGACGAAGCCGAATGCTGGATCGTCAACTTGATCCGCAATGCCCGGTTGGATGCCAAGATCGACTCCAAGCTGGGCCATGTCGTAATGGGAACGCAACCTCTCTCTCCGTATCAGCAGTTGGTGGAAAAGATTGACTCACTTTCGGTTCGCTCCGAGGCGCTGACCGTTCTGGTTGAGCGCAAGCAGAAAGCTAAAACACAAGAATCCGGTGAAGGAAATTGGAAGTATTATTAA